CAGAGCGCAGCATCACAGCAATGTCGGCTCATGGGGCGTTTAGGTCATTTGCTGACTGTCTGTGGTGAGGATTAGGTTCAATTGCTAGAAAATCAAGGCGTGGGTCAATAATACCTCGAAAAAAGATCGTAACTTTGGCAATTGCTCATTAGTCAATTTCTCTTCCCGAACAGTACTATAAAACAAATCGGCAACAGTATGGCTACTGAGAACCACTGAAGTCTTTTCCTTTGAAGCACTGTGCATACACTCAGATGAGCGAAAACTATGCTAAGGTTGGTGTGAGAGTTACAAAATTGCTGGCGATCGCTTCCCTAACCTGACATTACGCCAATTTCAGTTTCCGCAGTCATTTTTAAGTCACCCTAGCAGTGAAAACACCCGCCTTTTATCCTCAGCTTCATGTCTATGCAGTCAGCATGATTGAGTCAAAGCCTTACGTCGTATCGCCCCTAACCCCCTATTATAACGATAAAAAATCTTCTGCTGTAGTCGGATGAATGCCTATAGTTTCATTCAAATCTTGCTTGGTAATACCTTGACGAATTGCCACCCCTAAAGTTTGAATAATTTCGGCGGCATTTTCACCCAGCATATGAGCGCCCAAAACTTGTTGCGAATTGTCATCTACCACCAACTTCATCATCGCTGGCTCCTCTGCTTCCACTAGCTGATACAAAAGAGGTTGGAACCGTTTACAGTAGCATTTTACAGACTCCCCAAATTTTTCCCGCGCCTGGGCTTCCGTCATCCCCACACCAGAACCTTCTGGACGAGAAAACACAGCAGAAGGCACATAATCGTAATTTACCGTTTGGGGGTTGTTGCCAAAAACTGTATTCGCAAACGCCATACCTTCCGCCTTCGCTACTGGAGTTAATTGCATACGGTTGATACAGTCTCCCACAGCAAAAATATTTTCTTGGGTAGTACAGAAGTATTCGTTTACTTGAATTTCACCTTGTTTACCAACTTCGACTTTCGCCTTTTCTAAACCCAGATTTTGAGTATTAGCACTGAAACCTGTAGCCACGAGGATAGTATCTGCGGCAATAGTTTCTGCACAGTCCCCAGTAGTCTTCAACAGCCAACCTTCATCTAAGTGAGTGATTTCTTCAGCAGTGCAGTTAGTAAAAATTCTAATTCCGCGTTTACTTAAACCCTGTTGGACACCAGAGCGGATATCATCATCAAACCCTGATAACATCATCTCATCTCTTTCCAGCAGTGTTACCTTGCACCCTAAAGCGTGCATCATGCTAGAAAATTCAGCACCAATATAACCACCCCCAATAATTGCCAACCGTTTTGGTAAATAGGGTAAATGAAACATCTGGCGGGATGTAATAGCGTATTCTATCCCCGGAATCTGAGGCTTATTAGGTTTTCCCCCCACAGCAATTAAAATTTTATCAGCTGTAACTTGGTGTCCATTTAAATCTAGAGTATGAGCATCAACAAAAACAGCACGTTCCTTAATTATTTCAATTCCCGCATTTCGTAACTGTTGACAATAGGAGTAGTTAATGTGTTCGATATGTCGGTGTACGGATTTCATAAACAGTGTCCAGTCAAAATACCGTTTACACTTACTCCACCCGTAACTGTTTGCCATTTGGTTATCCTGAGCAAAGTCAGCTGCGTAAACAATCAGTTTTTTAGGAACACAACCCCGATTTACACAAGTACCACCAATGGTTTCTTGTTCAGCCATAGCCACACGGACACCATAGCTAGCCGCTTGTTTTGCTGCTGCTAATCCCCCAGTCCCAGTACCGATGACAAACAAGTCATAATCAAATGTCATAAAAATCTGTTCCTTCGTAACTGTTTGGAAAGCAGAGCTATTTCATCTTTTATAGTGATTTCGCTCACGTTTTATCTACTGCCTTTAGGTGGATCAAAAATGCTGACATATTACAGTGTATAAACTGTAAATGTTATCCAGTCATGGAAATATTCAGCAAATTTATAACTTAAGGAAGATAATTAATCTTACTAGGGACAGGTATCTTGAGATATAAACGGACAAAAACTACCTGTACAAAACAAATACAGCATTTTTCATTGAGATCAAGTACAAAATTATCTAAATACCCTATCTGTGTATATCTGTGGTTAATTATCTTTTTATCTATTAAACCCACCAGCAAAATGCCGTAAGCATAAATCTAAAATAAGACATCATTAAATTTGGACAATTCGACCAGATTACTAGCTTTTACCATATATAAATTATTGTAATTCGCAATTGTTCACCCTAAGTTATTTCACGCAAATTAAAAGAGTGTGAGGATAAAAGTGATGTATAAATTTCTAAAAAAAACGCGGAATAAAATTTTAAAAAAAATTGATTCTATACCCTTGATAAAGTATCAAAATGATCTGGCTTATCAAACAGCAGTAAAAAACCACATTATAAATTTACCTATTATGACAAAAGCTGACCAAGAACTAGTAGAAAAAATAAAATATGAAGGAGTCGTAATCACTTCATTAGAAGAATTAGGAATTCCATCTACGCCTGACATACTCAAAGCCGCAATAAACCTGAAACAAAAACTACCTCCGAATATTTCTGGACAAAAAAATGGATTTGTTGTTCATGCTAGTTCCCAGCAAATAATGGAATATCCAGAAATTTTTTACTGGGGACTGGAAGAACGTTTACTAAATATTGTGGATAATTATCTTGGTTTACCAGTAGCCTACAATGGACTATATTTTCGCAGAGATATTGCTAATAACATTGAGCAAGGTTCCAGGTTATGGCATATAGATAGAGAAGATAGAAAAATCCTGAAAATTATCATTTATTTAAATGATATTAATGAGTATACAGGACCACTTCAATACATCCCCCAAAATTTAACCTTAGAAATAGTCAAAGCTTTAAAATATACATCTGGCTACATTCAAGATTCAAAAATGAGAGAGTTTATATCCCCAGAAAATTATAAATCATGTACAGGTTCCATCGGGACTGTAATTTTTGCAGCTACTGGGAGCATTTTTCATCGGGGTAAATTACCTATAAATTCTGATAGATTTGCGATATTTTTTTGATTACAGTTCTAGCCGGCAAAAAAAAAGATATTATATTGCTAATTCTCAGCCGCATGAGGATTTATTCATCCTTTCCCAAAATCTCCCAGAACACAAAAAACAGTGTCTAATTTATTAATAAATCCAGAGAAATAATTTCCTTTCAAGCGCCTATAAAACTTTATTCACCCGCCCTAGCTTTGGTAAACTAATATTTCTGATCCCTCTCCTTAGTAACTACCGTTTACACACAAGTCCAAAAACCTTTCATTTAAGTAGGGTGTGTTATGGA
The window above is part of the Nodularia spumigena CCY9414 genome. Proteins encoded here:
- the gorA gene encoding glutathione-disulfide reductase, which gives rise to MTFDYDLFVIGTGTGGLAAAKQAASYGVRVAMAEQETIGGTCVNRGCVPKKLIVYAADFAQDNQMANSYGWSKCKRYFDWTLFMKSVHRHIEHINYSYCQQLRNAGIEIIKERAVFVDAHTLDLNGHQVTADKILIAVGGKPNKPQIPGIEYAITSRQMFHLPYLPKRLAIIGGGYIGAEFSSMMHALGCKVTLLERDEMMLSGFDDDIRSGVQQGLSKRGIRIFTNCTAEEITHLDEGWLLKTTGDCAETIAADTILVATGFSANTQNLGLEKAKVEVGKQGEIQVNEYFCTTQENIFAVGDCINRMQLTPVAKAEGMAFANTVFGNNPQTVNYDYVPSAVFSRPEGSGVGMTEAQAREKFGESVKCYCKRFQPLLYQLVEAEEPAMMKLVVDDNSQQVLGAHMLGENAAEIIQTLGVAIRQGITKQDLNETIGIHPTTAEDFLSL